The Nitrospira sp. genome contains a region encoding:
- a CDS encoding glycine--tRNA ligase subunit alpha, translating to MTFQELILALHRFWGDQGCVIHQPYDMEMGAGTFHPATFLRSLGPEPWRSAYAQPCRRPTDGRYGENPNRLQHYYQYQVVLKPSPDNIQELYLDSLARLGINPKHHDIRFIQDDWESPTLGAWGLGWEVRLDGMEITQFTYFQEIGGIELSPITGEITYGTERIAMYLQGVDNVFDLAWTDRVTYRDIHHETEVQGSRYNFEQADVAMLMQAFQANEAECKRLLAQTDQRLTLSAYDYCIKSSHLFNLLDARGAISVAERTGYIARVRALARQCAERYRDERAAMGHPLMKAQVTHR from the coding sequence GTGACTTTCCAAGAACTCATTCTTGCCCTTCATCGATTCTGGGGCGATCAAGGGTGTGTCATTCATCAACCCTATGACATGGAAATGGGTGCCGGCACCTTTCATCCGGCCACATTTCTGCGATCACTCGGACCAGAACCCTGGCGGTCGGCCTATGCCCAACCCTGCCGGCGCCCGACCGATGGCCGCTATGGGGAAAACCCGAACCGTCTTCAGCACTATTACCAATACCAAGTCGTGCTGAAGCCTTCTCCGGACAACATCCAAGAGCTGTATCTGGACAGTCTGGCTCGGCTTGGGATCAATCCGAAACACCACGACATCCGCTTCATCCAAGACGATTGGGAATCGCCGACGCTGGGGGCCTGGGGATTAGGATGGGAAGTAAGACTGGACGGGATGGAGATCACTCAGTTTACGTACTTTCAGGAGATCGGTGGGATTGAACTGAGCCCGATCACCGGCGAAATCACCTATGGCACGGAACGCATCGCGATGTATCTCCAGGGAGTCGACAACGTCTTTGATCTCGCCTGGACCGACCGTGTCACATATCGAGACATCCATCACGAGACCGAAGTACAAGGGTCGCGCTATAACTTCGAGCAGGCGGACGTGGCCATGCTCATGCAAGCGTTCCAGGCGAATGAAGCGGAGTGCAAACGATTGCTTGCGCAGACCGATCAGCGTCTGACGCTGTCGGCTTACGATTACTGCATCAAATCATCCCACCTGTTCAATCTGCTGGATGCCCGAGGGGCGATCAGCGTCGCTGAACGGACGGGCTACATCGCTCGGGTGCGGGCTCTCGCCAGGCAATGCGCCGAGCGCTATCGCGATGAGCGGGCGGCGATGGGACATCCGTTGATGAAGGCGCAGGTCACGCATCGATGA
- a CDS encoding glycine--tRNA ligase subunit beta: protein MSRTPVKKRQQRTLPAKAHAELLFEIGTEELPFEFIVPAAASLRESADRLLHDARLTFESINTYATPRRLVLTVDRLATHQTAVVKETMGPSRTVAFDQAGQPTKAAIGFAAGQGVPVESLETRETPKGQYLFAVKRDGGRATATLLPELLPQLIEKMSFPKAMKWNETGLRFARPVRWIVALFGGKVVPVQVAGIKAGNRTYGHRVMGNGKPITVKDFKTYTHGLERQGVIIEPDRRRTTIREQIDRLCAKAGVGLNADASLLDQAVYTTEWPCAVLGNFKPEYLAVPQEVLMTSMKEHQGFFSIRDKKSGKLAPQFIAVANNEVKNMSLIRAGNERVLAARLADAKFFFDEDRKVRLEERGRKLTGVTFHQKLGTMAQKQERIRKLAVLIAAHLDPGQDALRQVCDRSAALSKADLLTGIVGEFPELQGIMGGEYALHDGESTAVGQSIREQYLPKAIEGELPKTPAGQILSLADRLDSIAAFFHVGIVPTGSEDPFALRRHATAIVRIVLEGNLRINLRTCIDHAMDIVAKDGFKGAPGSEREARLRITEFIFERVRHYGRIVYALRDDVIESVLKPAHDNAIDLVDLVQKMKALEAVTEKPEFDSLIVAFKRAHRLVEKEQWTQEAVDEARFQDAAETALYKAVTNERGRIEASVKAGEYGRALDALVGFKPAVDAFFEAVMVNAEDKAVRSNRLSLLKEVDGLFMSFADFSQIVVQGR from the coding sequence ATGAGCCGCACACCCGTCAAGAAACGGCAGCAACGGACTCTGCCGGCCAAAGCCCACGCCGAGTTATTGTTCGAGATCGGCACGGAGGAACTGCCGTTCGAATTTATCGTTCCAGCCGCGGCATCTCTTCGAGAAAGTGCCGACCGTCTCTTGCATGACGCGCGATTGACCTTCGAATCGATCAACACCTATGCGACACCTCGACGGCTGGTCTTGACCGTCGATCGCTTGGCCACCCATCAAACAGCCGTCGTCAAGGAAACAATGGGGCCGTCAAGAACGGTAGCGTTTGATCAAGCCGGCCAGCCTACGAAGGCGGCCATAGGGTTTGCTGCCGGCCAGGGTGTCCCTGTGGAGAGCTTGGAGACTCGTGAAACGCCAAAAGGCCAATATCTTTTCGCGGTGAAGCGTGATGGGGGGCGAGCGACGGCGACGCTTCTCCCTGAATTGCTGCCACAACTGATCGAAAAAATGTCGTTTCCGAAAGCCATGAAGTGGAACGAAACGGGTCTACGGTTCGCGAGGCCCGTGCGATGGATCGTTGCCTTGTTTGGGGGGAAGGTGGTGCCGGTACAGGTGGCCGGCATCAAAGCCGGCAATCGGACATACGGTCATCGCGTGATGGGCAACGGAAAGCCGATTACCGTGAAGGATTTCAAGACCTACACCCATGGGCTTGAGCGGCAGGGAGTGATCATCGAGCCCGACCGCCGCCGAACCACGATTCGTGAGCAAATCGACCGTCTTTGTGCCAAGGCCGGGGTCGGACTGAATGCCGATGCATCCCTCCTCGATCAGGCGGTATATACGACGGAATGGCCTTGCGCCGTCCTGGGCAACTTCAAGCCGGAGTATTTGGCGGTTCCTCAAGAAGTCTTGATGACCTCGATGAAAGAACACCAAGGATTTTTCTCGATCAGGGATAAGAAGTCCGGCAAGCTGGCGCCGCAGTTCATCGCCGTTGCCAACAATGAAGTCAAAAATATGTCGCTGATCCGCGCGGGGAACGAGCGAGTGCTGGCGGCACGATTGGCGGATGCGAAGTTTTTCTTCGATGAAGACCGAAAAGTGAGGCTGGAGGAACGGGGGAGAAAACTCACCGGCGTCACGTTCCATCAGAAACTCGGTACGATGGCCCAGAAGCAGGAGCGAATCAGAAAACTGGCTGTCTTGATCGCCGCTCATCTGGATCCTGGACAGGATGCGTTACGGCAAGTTTGTGATCGGTCGGCGGCTTTGTCCAAAGCCGATCTGCTGACGGGGATTGTGGGTGAGTTTCCTGAACTGCAAGGCATCATGGGGGGCGAGTATGCCCTACATGATGGAGAGTCGACTGCGGTGGGCCAGTCGATTCGAGAGCAATATCTGCCTAAGGCGATTGAAGGAGAATTACCCAAGACACCGGCCGGGCAGATTCTTTCCCTGGCAGATCGGCTGGATTCTATCGCCGCATTTTTCCATGTGGGGATCGTCCCGACGGGATCGGAAGATCCTTTTGCATTACGCCGTCACGCCACCGCGATCGTGAGGATCGTGCTTGAGGGGAACCTTCGAATCAATCTCCGAACATGTATCGATCATGCCATGGATATCGTGGCGAAGGACGGATTCAAAGGCGCCCCGGGATCGGAACGGGAAGCACGCCTGCGCATCACAGAGTTTATCTTTGAGCGGGTTCGACACTACGGCCGGATCGTGTATGCCTTGCGCGATGACGTCATCGAGTCGGTGTTGAAGCCGGCGCATGACAACGCGATTGACCTCGTCGATCTTGTCCAGAAAATGAAGGCGCTCGAAGCCGTGACGGAAAAGCCGGAGTTCGATTCCTTGATCGTAGCGTTCAAGCGGGCGCACAGGCTTGTGGAAAAAGAACAATGGACCCAGGAAGCGGTCGACGAGGCGCGGTTTCAGGACGCTGCCGAAACTGCGCTCTACAAAGCCGTCACGAACGAACGCGGCCGGATCGAGGCTTCGGTCAAAGCCGGCGAGTACGGCCGGGCACTGGACGCGCTGGTGGGTTTCAAGCCCGCCGTCGATGCCTTTTTCGAGGCCGTGATGGTGAATGCCGAGGACAAGGCCGTTCGCAGCAACCGGCTGTCGCTGCTCAAAGAGGTCGATGGGCTGTTCATGTCATTCGCGGACTTTTCCCAGATTGTGGTACAAGGACGGTAG
- a CDS encoding pyruvate, phosphate dikinase has translation MAKKYVYYFGDGKAEGTSNMKELLGGKGAGLAEMTNLGISVPPGFTISTEACVEYYRIGKQYPQGMWPATLQALKRVERSMGMGFGNPERPLLVSVRSGARASMPGMMDTVLNVGLTTKTVEGLAVKTRNDRFAQDSYRRFVSMFGSIVMGVPREHFEAILKHKKAEVGVAHETHLDARHLRELVASFKALIKEETKKDFPDEPLEQLELAINAVFSSWFGARAITYRRLYSIPDSWGTAVNVVAMVFGNMGETSGTGVAFTRSPSSGDRAFFGECLMNAQGEDVVAGIRTPLPVSALAKNVPDAYKDLEHTYKKLEKHYRDMLDLEFTIQEGKLYMLQTRVGKRTGIAAVKIAVDMVKEGVISKQEAVQRIGADQLAQYLYPIFDSKEESKSNPLGKGLPAGPGAAAGKIALTPDRAVELRAAGNRVVLVRQETSPDDIHGMNAAAGFLTARGGMTSHAAVVARQMGKVCVAGCDAVEVLDSQTVKIGAKTFREGDYLSINGSTGNVYEGDIPVVESEIIQVIQGKLDPKKSDKYQRFATILSWADGFRRLRVRANADVPDQAKIARGFGAEGIGLCRTEHMFFAEDRILIMQKMILARTKEEREKYLDQLLPLQKQDFVGLYREMKGYPVTIRLLDPPLHEFLPKREELMVEIAQLELTGHDGAKLEEQRRLLARVEELHEFNPMLGLRGCRLGITMPEITRMQARAIMEAACELAKEGVKIVPEIMIPLVGMVSEMKSQKDLIREVAQETTKRYDVKLSYLIGTMIELPRAAVTAEHIAKEAEFFSFGTNDLTQTTFGFSRDDAAKFIDHYRTVNIMESDPFAVLDREGVGSLMRQAIAGGRQTRSDIKLGICGEHGGDPSSVEFCHELGLDYVSCSPYRVAIARLAAAHAALAEADAKKSAQPATSSRVRSTKVRPSRRRSRVARKRR, from the coding sequence GTGGCAAAGAAATACGTCTACTATTTCGGTGATGGCAAAGCCGAGGGCACCTCGAACATGAAGGAGTTGCTCGGTGGAAAAGGCGCAGGGCTGGCCGAGATGACCAATTTGGGTATCTCAGTCCCGCCTGGGTTTACGATTTCCACCGAAGCCTGCGTCGAGTATTACAGGATCGGCAAGCAATACCCCCAAGGAATGTGGCCTGCGACGTTGCAAGCGCTTAAACGTGTCGAACGATCGATGGGCATGGGATTCGGGAATCCTGAACGGCCGTTGCTGGTCTCAGTTCGATCCGGCGCGCGAGCCTCCATGCCGGGCATGATGGACACCGTGCTGAACGTCGGCCTCACGACGAAGACCGTGGAGGGTTTGGCGGTAAAAACGCGGAACGATCGGTTCGCCCAGGACAGCTATCGGAGATTCGTGTCGATGTTCGGCAGTATCGTGATGGGTGTGCCTCGCGAGCATTTCGAAGCCATCCTCAAACACAAGAAAGCCGAAGTCGGGGTCGCGCACGAGACGCATTTGGATGCCAGGCATCTCCGCGAATTGGTTGCAAGTTTCAAAGCCCTCATCAAGGAAGAAACGAAAAAAGATTTTCCGGATGAGCCACTCGAGCAACTGGAACTGGCGATCAACGCCGTCTTTTCGTCCTGGTTCGGCGCGCGCGCCATTACCTACCGCCGGTTGTACAGCATTCCCGATTCCTGGGGAACCGCGGTGAACGTGGTGGCGATGGTCTTTGGGAATATGGGGGAGACAAGCGGCACGGGGGTGGCCTTTACGCGGAGCCCGAGTTCCGGCGATCGGGCCTTCTTCGGTGAATGTTTGATGAATGCGCAAGGCGAGGATGTCGTGGCGGGGATCCGAACCCCTCTTCCGGTGAGTGCCCTCGCGAAAAATGTCCCTGACGCTTACAAGGACCTCGAACATACGTATAAGAAGCTCGAAAAGCACTACCGGGATATGCTGGACCTCGAATTTACGATTCAGGAAGGCAAGCTGTATATGCTGCAAACCCGTGTCGGCAAGCGGACGGGGATTGCGGCGGTGAAGATCGCCGTGGATATGGTGAAAGAAGGGGTCATTTCCAAGCAGGAAGCGGTGCAGCGTATCGGGGCCGATCAACTCGCGCAGTATCTCTATCCGATTTTCGACTCCAAAGAAGAATCGAAATCGAACCCGCTGGGGAAGGGGTTGCCGGCCGGGCCGGGCGCAGCCGCGGGGAAGATCGCGCTGACCCCTGATCGCGCGGTTGAACTGAGAGCGGCGGGCAATCGCGTCGTGCTCGTCAGGCAGGAGACCAGCCCGGATGATATTCACGGGATGAACGCGGCGGCCGGTTTCTTGACGGCGCGCGGCGGGATGACGTCTCATGCCGCCGTAGTCGCACGGCAGATGGGCAAGGTCTGTGTCGCAGGGTGTGACGCGGTCGAGGTGCTGGACAGCCAAACGGTGAAGATCGGCGCCAAGACGTTCAGGGAGGGAGATTATCTCTCGATCAACGGATCGACCGGCAATGTGTATGAGGGCGATATCCCGGTCGTCGAATCAGAAATCATTCAAGTCATTCAGGGGAAGCTGGATCCAAAAAAGTCCGACAAATATCAACGGTTCGCGACGATTCTGTCCTGGGCCGACGGTTTCCGCAGGCTTCGCGTCCGTGCGAACGCCGACGTGCCGGACCAGGCGAAGATCGCCAGAGGGTTCGGCGCGGAAGGCATCGGCCTGTGCCGGACCGAACACATGTTTTTCGCCGAGGATCGCATTCTGATCATGCAGAAGATGATCTTGGCCCGAACGAAAGAAGAGCGTGAAAAATACCTGGATCAGCTGCTGCCTCTGCAGAAGCAGGATTTCGTCGGACTCTACCGAGAGATGAAAGGGTATCCCGTGACGATTCGCTTGCTCGATCCGCCGCTCCATGAGTTTTTGCCCAAGCGGGAAGAGCTGATGGTCGAGATCGCCCAGCTGGAATTGACGGGACATGACGGGGCCAAGCTGGAAGAACAGCGCCGGCTTCTGGCCAGAGTCGAGGAGCTGCACGAATTTAATCCGATGCTCGGTCTTCGCGGATGCCGGTTGGGGATCACCATGCCTGAAATCACGCGCATGCAGGCGAGAGCGATCATGGAGGCCGCCTGCGAGCTGGCGAAAGAGGGCGTGAAGATCGTTCCCGAGATCATGATTCCGCTCGTGGGCATGGTCTCGGAGATGAAGTCGCAGAAAGATCTGATCCGTGAAGTGGCTCAAGAAACGACGAAGCGCTACGACGTGAAACTGTCGTACCTGATCGGGACGATGATCGAATTGCCCCGCGCAGCCGTCACCGCCGAACACATCGCCAAAGAAGCCGAATTCTTTTCGTTCGGGACGAACGATCTGACGCAAACCACGTTTGGGTTTTCGCGCGATGATGCGGCAAAATTCATCGACCATTATCGAACCGTCAACATTATGGAATCGGATCCGTTCGCCGTGTTGGACCGGGAGGGAGTTGGATCGTTGATGCGCCAGGCCATCGCCGGAGGCCGGCAAACCAGGTCCGATATCAAGTTGGGCATATGCGGCGAGCACGGGGGTGATCCGAGTTCCGTGGAGTTCTGCCATGAACTGGGCTTGGATTACGTGAGCTGTTCGCCGTATCGAGTGGCGATTGCCAGATTGGCCGCTGCGCATGCCGCTCTGGCGGAAGCGGATGCCAAGAAGTCCGCTCAACCCGCTACGTCGTCACGAGTGAGGTCGACGAAAGTACGCCCGAGTCGCCGTCGATCCCGCGTGGCCCGAAAAAGACGGTGA
- the ribD gene encoding bifunctional diaminohydroxyphosphoribosylaminopyrimidine deaminase/5-amino-6-(5-phosphoribosylamino)uracil reductase RibD, whose translation MTLALRLAAKGRGTASPNPMVGALVVRQGRIIGQGFHLRPGTPHAEILALRQAGHRARGATLYVTLEPCCHLKKRTPPCVPEIVRSGVRRVVIAMHDPNPSVKGRGIKQLRQSGMSLTIGVARLEAEELNKAYCHFMKTGRPYVMLKAGMTLDGKLATATGESRWMTGVTSRREAHQLRRDADAVLVGVGTVLADDPSLTARIGTKFETLAARQPLRIVVDSRLRTPLKARILTQQDRAKTVIATTAAAPRARRSAFEKKGLEVLILPAVRGRVSLPVLLTRLGRRGMMSVLVEGGGEVNAAMLRGKLVDHIRFYVAPVLLGGQDAKGIIGGKSPARLAGAIKLRHMVTRSVGDDIVVEGDL comes from the coding sequence ATGACCCTGGCCCTTCGCCTGGCCGCGAAGGGCCGGGGAACGGCAAGCCCAAATCCGATGGTTGGGGCCTTGGTGGTTCGTCAAGGTCGCATCATCGGACAGGGTTTTCATCTCCGGCCTGGAACTCCCCACGCAGAAATCCTCGCACTGCGGCAAGCAGGGCATCGTGCCCGAGGGGCGACGCTCTATGTCACCCTTGAGCCTTGTTGCCACCTGAAGAAGCGCACGCCTCCTTGTGTCCCTGAAATCGTCCGGTCCGGGGTCCGCCGCGTGGTCATCGCGATGCATGATCCCAATCCCTCGGTGAAAGGAAGAGGGATCAAGCAGCTTCGCCAGAGTGGAATGTCCCTCACGATCGGAGTTGCGCGGTTGGAAGCGGAAGAGCTGAACAAAGCCTACTGCCATTTTATGAAGACCGGGCGCCCCTATGTGATGCTCAAAGCCGGTATGACCCTTGACGGAAAGCTGGCCACGGCGACAGGGGAGTCGCGGTGGATGACGGGCGTGACGTCTCGCCGGGAGGCGCATCAGCTTCGCCGTGATGCCGATGCCGTATTGGTTGGAGTCGGAACCGTTCTGGCCGATGATCCTTCGCTGACCGCGAGAATCGGGACGAAATTCGAGACGTTGGCGGCACGGCAGCCTCTCCGGATCGTCGTGGACAGCCGGCTGCGCACTCCGCTCAAGGCGCGAATCCTGACACAACAAGACCGAGCAAAAACCGTTATTGCCACAACTGCCGCGGCTCCACGGGCGCGGCGCTCAGCTTTCGAAAAGAAGGGTCTCGAGGTTCTCATCCTTCCCGCTGTACGGGGCCGTGTGTCGTTGCCTGTTCTACTCACACGACTCGGTCGGCGCGGTATGATGTCTGTATTGGTGGAAGGCGGAGGTGAAGTGAACGCCGCGATGCTGAGAGGTAAGTTGGTCGATCATATTCGTTTCTATGTGGCGCCGGTGCTTCTTGGTGGTCAAGATGCCAAAGGCATCATCGGTGGGAAAAGTCCGGCTCGGCTCGCAGGAGCGATCAAGCTGCGTCATATGGTGACACGATCCGTTGGTGATGACATCGTGGTGGAAGGAGATCTGTGA
- a CDS encoding MFS transporter yields MTTARSFTLLCTVGVFCFISYNMVRMPVLALFAESLGAGPERIGLIVSVSTLTGVLLKLPSGALSDIYGRRLLLQIGVIAFGVPPFIYPFVSDLNVLTALRMFHGLATAIFAPSALATVADLYRERRGAALGTYTACTQSGALLGPFIGGYFVYQAGFSSAFVTAGIFGCIAGIIFYSLHLTPPPPRLREKGLAPVLVEMWKGFAVVVRNKKVLVTSSTDAAKMIANGALMAFLPLYGISVGLNPGEVGTLFTVQAFTSFFSKPIMGRISDRVGRQPLIVLGLLICAGTFVLIPQVSMFPLMLVLSAGFGFGEAVVSSSSSALVADSSEFKTLGAGMGMQGTIMDIGHASGPLLAGVLIANLSYPMAFGIIAGIQLVAASVFWVAMKRM; encoded by the coding sequence ATGACCACTGCCCGTAGTTTCACGCTGCTCTGCACCGTCGGTGTGTTCTGTTTCATCAGTTACAATATGGTGCGCATGCCCGTGTTGGCGCTGTTCGCGGAGTCACTGGGCGCCGGACCCGAGCGAATCGGACTGATTGTCTCGGTTTCGACCTTGACCGGTGTCCTTCTCAAGCTTCCGTCCGGGGCATTGTCCGATATCTATGGGCGACGGTTGCTCCTGCAGATAGGGGTCATTGCGTTCGGTGTGCCGCCGTTTATCTACCCGTTCGTGTCGGACTTGAACGTCCTGACGGCTCTCCGGATGTTTCATGGCTTGGCGACGGCCATCTTTGCCCCCAGCGCCTTGGCGACCGTGGCGGACTTGTACCGGGAACGGCGCGGTGCCGCGCTGGGTACGTATACCGCGTGCACACAATCCGGTGCGCTGCTCGGGCCGTTCATCGGCGGCTATTTTGTCTATCAAGCGGGGTTTTCCTCGGCATTCGTCACAGCCGGGATATTCGGCTGTATAGCCGGCATCATTTTCTACAGCCTTCACCTCACGCCACCGCCTCCGAGACTCCGCGAAAAAGGGCTAGCCCCTGTGCTGGTGGAAATGTGGAAAGGGTTTGCCGTCGTCGTGCGGAATAAGAAGGTCTTGGTGACCAGTTCCACGGATGCGGCCAAGATGATCGCGAATGGCGCCTTGATGGCATTTCTGCCGCTGTACGGTATCTCCGTTGGGCTCAATCCGGGAGAGGTGGGAACGTTGTTCACGGTCCAGGCGTTCACGTCGTTTTTTTCCAAGCCGATTATGGGCCGGATATCCGACCGAGTCGGCCGCCAACCGCTGATCGTTCTCGGCCTGCTGATCTGCGCCGGAACCTTTGTCCTCATCCCGCAAGTTTCGATGTTTCCTCTTATGCTTGTGTTGTCCGCCGGTTTTGGTTTCGGCGAGGCGGTCGTGTCTTCGTCTTCATCAGCGCTTGTCGCAGACAGTTCCGAGTTCAAGACACTCGGGGCGGGTATGGGGATGCAGGGGACGATCATGGATATCGGGCACGCCAGTGGACCGTTATTGGCGGGCGTGCTGATTGCAAACCTGAGTTATCCCATGGCCTTCGGCATCATTGCCGGGATACAACTGGTGGCAGCGAGCGTGTTCTGGGTGGCGATGAAGCGAATGTAG
- a CDS encoding riboflavin synthase — MFSGIVEEMGAITSLGKTLAGTKLTILASTVMSDLKIGDSVSVNGICLTVVSRTEHDFSVEVSPETLSVTTLGSFAVGMPVNLERAMRLNERIGGHLVAGHVDGVGTIRGRHQDANAIIFTIEAPQHILRYCVVKGSVTVDGISLTVNEVSDKAFSVTIIPHTAKVTTLGLKQVNDLVNLESDLIGKYVERLLQERDQLPKPVISIDKDYLQKRGLI; from the coding sequence ATGTTCTCCGGCATCGTCGAAGAAATGGGCGCAATCACTTCCCTGGGGAAAACGCTTGCGGGAACCAAGCTCACGATCCTCGCCTCGACTGTGATGAGCGACCTCAAGATCGGTGACAGTGTCAGCGTGAATGGAATCTGTCTCACAGTCGTATCGAGAACCGAGCATGACTTTTCCGTGGAGGTCTCACCTGAAACACTCTCCGTGACGACGCTCGGTAGCTTTGCAGTGGGAATGCCGGTGAACCTAGAGCGAGCCATGAGGCTCAACGAACGCATCGGCGGGCATCTGGTGGCCGGCCATGTGGATGGGGTCGGCACCATCCGGGGACGACATCAGGACGCTAACGCGATTATTTTCACCATCGAAGCCCCTCAGCATATATTGCGGTACTGTGTCGTGAAAGGCTCCGTGACCGTCGATGGCATCAGCCTAACGGTGAACGAGGTGAGCGACAAAGCCTTTTCCGTGACGATCATTCCGCATACGGCGAAAGTGACGACGCTCGGTCTCAAACAGGTCAACGATCTTGTGAATCTTGAATCAGATCTCATCGGGAAGTATGTCGAGCGTTTGCTTCAAGAGCGCGACCAGCTTCCTAAACCCGTTATCAGTATCGATAAAGACTACCTGCAGAAACGTGGACTGATCTGA
- a CDS encoding macro domain-containing protein — translation MGDTPYKVVSDRMAAAQILEAHGAYHAFWGAGLSVEAGVPTANQICQQIAKSQLRLHGFGEDAPFDSPDARAWLAENLAWDRSDERYAKCIRTQYANPADRVDFFRRALTRVSPSFAHHGAAILMNEGILGRTCLTTNFDKLLENAFATQGIRECQPLRTGSEVQFWRPDPERCFCMKLHGDYDTHNVLNTDEETVRIDEALRTRSSRLLEHQGLVIVGLAGYEKSVYSFFEDLTMESSLSSGTFDRGLLWGVFVGSKPREPMDSMKLENTVREAIHLGEIGPEIKKMMTRMATSRVQFAFFPVFGSGQFLIDLIELSGDRRVIGRAEPYLDHEMRLRRVFAGANLPPQRVDEHIRKLKRPNPGSTNPDEQGPSVERAFELTRKGRNVWVAYGDIASRSYLGNESFNGHVRAVVSPDDTFLSVGGGVAVALADKAGMRTTLHEVSKFAPVPQGESRVTSGGFLPVHYIIHAATIEVSIDGYRVTGADVRRTFKDVLRRAAALGVGVLSVPLLGTGVAGLLPEDSFRGLLEGYNDLSDESNPTTVVFVVYREAQLARSDARAMVERILGADDSAWSDEPWPSSVVPRVSL, via the coding sequence ATGGGCGACACGCCATACAAGGTAGTGTCTGATCGAATGGCCGCTGCTCAGATTCTTGAGGCGCACGGTGCCTACCATGCATTTTGGGGTGCCGGTTTGTCGGTTGAGGCTGGCGTTCCCACCGCCAATCAAATCTGCCAGCAGATCGCGAAAAGTCAGTTGCGTCTTCACGGGTTTGGAGAAGACGCCCCTTTCGATTCGCCAGACGCCCGCGCGTGGCTTGCGGAGAATCTCGCTTGGGATCGCAGTGATGAGAGATATGCCAAATGTATTCGTACGCAGTACGCCAATCCGGCTGACCGAGTCGACTTCTTTCGCAGAGCTTTGACACGCGTAAGTCCATCATTTGCCCATCACGGCGCAGCCATCCTCATGAATGAGGGTATTTTAGGTCGGACTTGCCTGACAACAAACTTCGACAAGCTACTTGAAAACGCCTTCGCCACTCAGGGAATTCGAGAGTGTCAGCCTCTTCGCACAGGAAGCGAGGTGCAATTTTGGAGGCCGGATCCGGAACGTTGCTTCTGTATGAAGCTACACGGCGACTACGACACGCACAACGTTTTGAACACAGATGAGGAGACGGTTCGGATTGATGAAGCGCTCCGTACCCGTAGTTCGCGGCTTCTAGAGCACCAAGGCCTAGTAATAGTTGGATTGGCTGGGTATGAAAAGAGTGTGTACAGCTTCTTTGAGGACCTCACTATGGAATCTAGTCTCAGTAGCGGTACCTTCGACAGAGGCCTTCTTTGGGGAGTATTTGTAGGCTCCAAGCCCCGTGAACCAATGGACTCAATGAAGCTTGAGAATACTGTTCGCGAGGCAATCCACCTGGGCGAGATTGGTCCTGAGATCAAAAAGATGATGACTCGGATGGCAACTTCGCGGGTCCAGTTTGCATTTTTCCCCGTGTTTGGTAGCGGTCAGTTTCTTATTGATTTGATTGAATTGTCAGGCGATCGGCGTGTGATCGGCCGTGCAGAGCCATATTTGGATCACGAAATGCGCCTACGGAGGGTGTTTGCCGGTGCGAACCTACCACCTCAGCGCGTGGATGAGCACATCCGTAAACTCAAGCGACCGAACCCTGGATCCACAAACCCTGATGAACAGGGCCCAAGCGTCGAACGCGCATTCGAGTTGACGCGAAAAGGCAGGAACGTGTGGGTAGCTTACGGGGATATCGCAAGTCGATCATATCTCGGGAACGAGAGTTTCAATGGCCATGTCCGAGCTGTTGTGAGTCCAGACGACACATTCCTTAGTGTTGGCGGCGGTGTCGCGGTTGCGCTTGCTGATAAAGCAGGAATGCGCACCACGCTCCACGAGGTGAGCAAGTTCGCCCCTGTGCCACAAGGTGAGAGCCGAGTAACGTCAGGAGGGTTCTTGCCAGTCCATTACATCATCCACGCTGCAACAATCGAGGTCTCTATTGACGGTTATCGAGTCACCGGTGCCGACGTTCGTAGAACATTTAAGGATGTCCTTCGCCGGGCAGCCGCGCTTGGTGTTGGTGTGTTGTCCGTGCCACTGCTCGGAACTGGCGTTGCAGGATTGTTGCCCGAAGACTCCTTCCGTGGACTTCTCGAGGGCTACAACGACCTGTCCGATGAATCCAACCCAACAACAGTCGTGTTCGTTGTCTATCGAGAGGCGCAACTGGCACGCTCCGATGCTCGGGCAATGGTCGAGCGGATTCTTGGTGCCGATGATAGCGCTTGGTCGGACGAACCGTGGCCCTCTTCGGTGGTGCCTCGTGTGTCTCTGTGA